The segment AAGCTAAAGAAGCAATTAATAATGCAACTGATTTAGCAGAAGCACAAAAAGCTTATGAAGATGCAATTAATTTAAGTAAAAAAATGGCAGCTTTAGATGAATTAGTAAAAAACTATGAAAAATCAATTGCTGATCCAAATAACACAAAATACAATAAAGCTGATAATAAAGAACAATTTGATAATAAATTAACTGAAGCTAAAAAATTATTAACATCAGATTCAGATAATGGAGTTGATAATAAGTTATTGGAAGATTTATTATCAAATAATGACAAATCATTACAGCACTCATATGAAGAGTTAAATGGTTTAGAAAATGATTTAATTGAACAAATTAATAATTCAGAAGTTTTATCACCAAATGAAAAAACTGATTTAATAACCCAAGTAAATAACATTGATAAACATAATGATGAAGCAGGCCAAGTAGAAACATTGCAAGATAAACTTAATAAATTAATTGCTGATAAAAACAATAATATTAAAGCTATTCAAAACCTTGAAAATCTTAATCAAAGTCAAAAAGATGATTTAATTAACAGAATTAAAAATAATGACTTGGCTGATAACCCATCAATTTTAGACGAAGCTCAAAATCTTGATAATAAGATGAAAGAGTTAAAAGATGAAATTGCAAAAGAAAACATAATTAAAGGTTTAAGCCACTATAACAAAGCATCTGAAGAAAAACGTAATAACTACGAAAATGCTTTAAATAATGCTAAAAAATTAGTTAATAATGAAACTCCAAATGGTTATAATAGTGCAAATACTTCAATTGCTGAAACTCAAGAAATTTTAGATAAACTTAAACAAGCTTTCAAAGCAATTGATGATGAAGCTAAGAAAATTAATGATTTATATGATAAGTTAAATGCCAAAATTATTGAATATCAAAAAGATGTTGATAATAAAGAATTGCCAAAAGAAATTCAAGACATTTTAGATGAATTGGTTAATTATGGCGAAGATGTTAATGGCATTAATAAATTGATCGAATTAATTAAGCAAGGTAAATTGCTTAAATCATTACACGAACAATGAAATAATTCAGATTTTAAAAATCCTGATACTGAAAAAGCAATTCAAGACTTAAATGATAAAATCAATTCAATTACTGAATTAATTAATTCAGTTGAATCAAGCAATTTAAATAGTAAATTAGATACAAGCAAAGATTTTGTTCTAAATCACAATCAATATAATCTAAACTTTGCAGAAGCTGAAATAAGTTATTTTGATGCTCTTAAAAATGTTGATAAAACTAAATTTATTGATGCAACTAATAAGTTAGAACAATTAGAACAAGCTAAGTTTGTTGAATTTGCTAATAGCATTTTAAATACTTCATATTTTGATACTTATAAACCAGAAAGTAATTTAAATAAAAAATTAATTAAAGAATTATTAAAACTTAATTATGATCCATTAAATAAAATTGAAAAATCATTATTCGAAACACTATTAAAAGAAAAAGCAGGTGTTGAAGAAAAATTAAGTTGACTTTGATATTTAGCTTTAGGTTTAAGCACAACTCTTGCAGCTATAATGATTGGCGTTTTAGTTAAAAAAGTAAAAAATAATTCTTAATTTTAAATTAAAAAATATGGAATTTGTGTTCCATATTTTTATTTATTTTAAAAATGTTTAAAATCTTGAGTTTCGAAGTCGAGAGCAATTTTGCAATAAACTTTAGATAAAGTAAAAAGAAAAAACCTTATAGATAGAATTAATAAAAAATCAATTGGTAGAACAATATACTTAAGCTATTTAGTTCCAGAATACAAAAGGAAATATATCGATGTAGATGTTGTCACATTTGGAAGATTAAACTATGACAAAATAAAGAAAATAGCTGATCAAGATGTATTTTATATGATAGAAACAAATATCCTTGATTTATCAGCAGAAAAAGCAAATGAAATTTATAGACAACAAAGAAAAATAGAAGAGGGTTTTCGTGTTTTAAAATCATCACTTGAAATTGGACCTATTTTCGTTCATAAAGAAGAACATATTCTAACGCATGTATTTTTATGTTTCTTATCTCTTGTTGTTCTAAAATATTCAATCTTTAAACTGAAAAAATTATATGAAACAAATGGAGAAATTCAGAAAATTTCAATTAACAAATTTATAGATGGTTTAAAACTTATAACTGTTACTCAAAAAATAGTAAATGATGAAGTAGTATCGTAAATTACAAATAATTTAGATCCATCACACAAAGAGTTAAACAAAATATATAGTGATTTTTACAACATACTAGAGAAATAGCTCTAGTAATTTTTAAGACAAAAAACGAATACAACTATATGGTAGATGTATTCGTTTTTTATAAAGTTCTAACTTGGAAACTCAGGAATAAATATTAATTATCCATTGAATTGATTAAATCTGAAATTTTCTTTGCCGCAATGGCACCATCATTTGCAGCTGTTACAATTTGACGAATTTCTTTGACTCTTATATCGCCAGCTGCAAAAATACCTTCTATTTTAGTTTGCATCTCTTCATCAGTAATTATAAATCCTTTTTCGTTTGTAATGCCAAGGTCTTTAATAAAATCAGCATTAGGGATCATTCCAATGTAACTAAAGAATGAAGCAATGTCAATAGTGTGCTCATTACCATCTTTATCAACAATAATCGCTTTTTCTAATTGCTCTGCACCTTGTAATTCTTTTACTGTTGATTCATAATATACTTTAACATTTGGTAATTTTAATAAATCATTTACAAGTCTTTTTTCAGCTGTAAATTCAGGTTCTTTAGTTACAATATGTACTTCTGATGCTATTTTAGAAAGGTAGATAGATTCTTCAACTGCTGAATTTCCACCTCCTAAAACAAGAGTTGGATTGTGTCCAAAAAGTGGTCCATCACAAATAGCGCAAAAACTCACACCCTTTGATAAGTAATTATTAAAGTTGTTAATAAAGCTTGGCACTCTATTTTGCATTCCTGAAGCAATAATGACTGTTTTTGCTTCTACAACTTCACCGTTTTGTAAAATTACTTGTTTGTGAAATTTGCTAAGGTTTTTAAGTTCTACTACATTTCCATATTTGTATTCTGCACCATATTTTTTAGAATGTTCAAAAAAGTTTAAAGCAAGTTGTCAACCTTCGATTGTTTCAGTTCCAATTCAGTTATCTACTTTGCTTGTTGAAGAAAGTTTCCCACCAGGAGCTCCTTTTTCAATAAAAACTACATTCAAATTAGCTCTTGATGCATATAAAGCGGCATTTAACCCTGCAGGTCCACCACCAATTATTGCTATATCATATAATTTACTCATTTTTATTCTCCTTAATTTTAATAAAAAGAAATTAACAAATTTAAATGTTAATTTCTTTTGAATTTTGCAAAAACTGAACTAAATACATTGCTGATTTGAGTTTTATTGACTCATTTTTCATATTTAGCTGGATTTTGATATTCATAGTGGAAGTAGTATTTTGTTCAAGTTTTAATGTAATTTACTCTTGAGAAGAACTCAAAGTAAACAATAATTAAAAGACCTAAGATAATAAATCCAATTGCCACATTTGAATAAAGTGAATATGATTCTTGACGAAGCGGTTCCATTGCTAAACGTAAAAGACCATATCATGTAAAGTACATCCCTGAAGTAGTTCCAGGTCTAAAAATTCCAAATAAATTAAACACTCACACTATTATTAAGTAAGCAACTAAGTTTCCAAGTCCTTCATATAAGAAAAGAGGGTATCTATAAGCCCCTTCAAGTCCTAATGAAGTTGTATATGAATCGGAAATATACATATTTGAGGCAAATGATTGACCAAAGACTAAAACACTATTTCCGCTTCAATCAATTTTTCCATAAACCTCGTGGTTAGCATAGTTTCCTCAACGACCTACAAATTGTCCAATTAAAATTGTTGGGATAATAAACGAAATAACTTTTCTAAAATCAATTTCATTTCTTTGAGAATAAGCATACATAATATCAAAGAAAGCAGCTACTAAAACTCCTCCTTGGATACTAAGTCCACCTTCTCAAATTTTTCATCAAGCTGAGCCAGCGAAAGGATTATCGCTATAAATTAATTCCTCGACAACATATCCCAAACGAGCACCAATAATTGAGGTAGGGATAGTAATGATTATAAAAGTCATCAAGATTTCATTTTTATACTTTTCACGATTTCAAAAGAAAACAATCGATAAAATTGAACATAAAATCCCAAGCATAATCATTAATGAATATAGTTGAAATGAGAATGAACCAATAGTAAAAAGTGGTTTCGCTTGACCAGCATTAAAAGCAACTTCTGGCACTCACGAAGGTACTGCTTGTGTGTTCATTAATTATCTCCTTCCATTCTTCTACGTTCCATTTCTTCAAGCACATTAAGTCCATCATGTCTTGATAAGTAGGTACTTACAGCCGCTTCAATTAATGAAGCAACTGATCCACCTTCTTTGATTGGAACCATAATTTTTTTAATACTACGATTAAGCACAGGATATTTTAAAATCTCAATGCCAAGACGATCTAGATCATTTTGACGATCTTTTTTAACAAGTTCAACTACTAAGTTAATTTGACATGATGAAGCAACCGATCTAATTCCGTAGGTATATTTAACATCAATAATTCCAATCCCTCTAACTTCAAGCATATTACGAGTAATTTTTGGAGATCTACCAATAAACATATTTCCCACGTTTTTAATGATAACTGAATCATCACTGATTAAAATATGACCTTTTTGGACAAGCTCAAGAGCTGCTTCACTTTTTCCAACTCCACTATCACCAACAATCATAACTCCAACCCCACCAACAAGAACAAGGCAACCATGCACTTGTGCTTCTTCTGAGAAGAAATTATTTAAAAATAAACTAAAATCAACCGAAATTTGAGATGTTGACGAATTCATATGTGCTACTGGTACTTTATACATATCAGCTACTTCAATAATTCATTCAAGCACCTCTTCATCCACTCCTTTTGATAAAAGTAAAAGTGGTGGTTGGTGTTGAAGTACGTGATGAATTGAAGCTTGAGCTTGTGTTTTACCTAAATTTTTAAATCAGTAGTTTTCACTAGTTCCTCAAACAATAACGTTCATGTTGATTCTACCATTTGAGATTTTTTCAGCAAGCTCAAGACCTGCCCGTTTAATAGTAGGAACCAAAATGTCATTATAATTAAGTTCTTTAGTAGTGTTGACTAATTTGAGTTCAAAGAAATTAATAACTTCTTTTACATTAACTTTTGTTTTAATCATTCTAACCTCTATATTTTCTTTTATCAATTATAAACTTTTTTAAGCCATAATTTTTTTAAGAAACATACCTGTGTAACTACCTTCAATATTAGATACTTGCTCTGGTGTTCCGCTAGCTACAATTAACCCACCATTAACACCACCATCAGGTCCTAGATCAATTAAATAATCACAAGATTTAATCACATCTAAATTATGCTCAATTACTAAAACAGTATCTCCATTATCAACAATCCGGTTAAGAATTTTTAAAAGTTTCTTAACATCGTGAGTATGAAGTCCAGTGGTTGGCTCATCAAGCACATAAATTATTTTACCAGTAGGTTTTTTCTGTAAGAAAGTGGCAAGCTTAATTCTTTGTGCTTCTCCACCACTAAGTGTTGTAGACATTTGACCTAATTTAATATATCCAAGTCCTACATCTGCAAGGATTTGTAATTTTTCAATAATTTTTACTCTGTTTTGGAAAAACTCTAAAGCTTCATCAACTGTCATTTCTAAAACATCTGAAATATTTTTACCATGATACTTAATTTCAAGTGTTTCACGATTATATCTTGCTCCATCACATTGGTCGCAAGCTACAAAAACATCTGGCAGGAAGTGCATTTCGATTTTTATAAACCCATCACCACTACATTTTTCACATCTACCACCAGGGACATTAAAGCTAAATCTACTTTTGGTATATCCACGCACTCTAGATTCTTCAACTGCCGAGAAAATATCTCTAATATCATCAAATACACCTGTATAAGTAGCTGGATTACTTCTTGGGGTTCTTCCAATTGGAGATTGGCTTACCGGAACAACCTTATCAATTGCTTCAAGCCCTTGAATCGAATCAAAAGCAGCTCTTTTACTATTAAGCCCATCAGCGAGTCCAAGCATTTGTTGAATTCCTTTAACTAAAATTTCATTGACAAGTGTACTTTTACCACTTCCTGAAACTCCAGTTACCCCGACAAATTTACCAAGCGGGATTTTTGCGTCAATTCCTTTAAGGTTGTTTTCTTTAGCATTTTTAATTGTAATTACTTTGCCATTTCCACTTCTACGAGTTTGTGGAACCGGGATAGTTCATTCATGAGATAAGTATTTTCCAGTAATTGAGTTTTCGTTTTTTACAATTTCTTCTAAGCTTCCGCTAGCAACTACTTGTCCACCATCAACTCCAGCTTTAGGACCAATATCAACGATTCAATCAGCTTCATACATTGTATCTTCATCATGTTCAACAACAATTAAAGTATTTCCTAAATCAACCATTTTTCTAAGGGTATGAATTAGTTTTAAGTTATCTTTTTGATGAAGACCAATTGAAGGTTCGTCAAGCACATATAAAACACCAGTTAAATTTGAACCAATTTGAGTTGCAAGTCTAATTCTTTGTGCTTCTCCACCACTAAGAGTTTCAGCGTTTCTTTCTAAAGTTAAATAATCAAGACCTACATTTTTTAAAAATGTTAGCCGATCAGTTAATTCTTTAGTAATTAAAGATGAAATTTGTTTTTCTTGCTCGCTAAAGTTATTGAAAATTGTTTCAAAATTAATAAGAAGATCATTAACAGATAATTTAGTGAATTCATGAATATTTTTGTGATCAATTTTTACTGCAAGTGCATTTTGATTAAGTCTTGCACCCTTGCAAATATGACAAGTGAATGAACCCATATATTTTTTGATTCAGTCCCTAATTCTTTCAGAAGAAGTTTCATAATACATACGTTCAATTTTGGTTAAAATCCCCTCAATTGGTTTGTAACGACGAATAACATTTCCGCTTGAACTAGTCATTTCGTATTCGATATCATCTTTAGAACCGTATTTAATGATTTCAAGCTCATTTTTAGTCATTTCATCAATTGGAGTATGAATTGAAATATTGTAGTGATTTAAAAGAGCTTGGAATTCTTGTCATTCAAGGTTTTGAGTATTAACTGTATTTTCAAAATACTTAATAGCACCTTGTTCAATTGTTCTTCATTTATCTTGGACAACTGCATCAAAATCGGCTTTAAATTCTACACCAAGACCCTTACAGTTTTCACACATTCCAAATGGAGCATTGAAGCTAAAAAGTCTAGTTTCAATTTTTGGAATTGTGAAATCTTTATAAATACATGCATGAGTTTTTGAATAAATTTCAGTTTTTTGCTCATCTAAATTTTCTACTTTTACAAGCCCATTTGCTTTATCAGAAGCAATATCAATAGCTTCAGCAATCCGGTTGTAATTTTCTTCATTTAAAACAACACGGTCAATAACTAAATCAATTGTGTGCTTAATATTTTTTTCAAGGCGAATTGGTTCATCTAAAAGCATAATCTCGCCATCAATTTTGACTCTCAAGTAACCTTCGCTTTTGATTTTATCTAAGAGTTTTTGGTGAGTTCCTTTTTCACCTTCAACAATTGGTGAATAAATAATTAACTTTGAACCTTCTTTAGCTTTGTAAATGCTATTTAAAATATCTTTTGAAGTTTGTGAAGTAATTTCGATGTTGTGATTTGGACAATAAGCTTTCCCAATCCGTGCAAAAAGCAAACGTAAATAATCATAAATTTCAGTTACAGTACCAACTGTTGAACGCGGGTTATTATGCACTGTTTTTTGCTCAATTGAAATAGCTGGTGAAAGTCCTTCAATTGAATCAACATCAGGTTTTTTAGTCCCACCTAAAAACATACGTGCATAACTCGAAAGAGAATCAACATATCTTCTTCTTCCTTCTTCATAAATGGTGTTAAAAGCTAGGGAGCTTTTACCACTTCCGCTTAATCCAGTAAAGACAATTAACTTGTTTTTAGGCAAAGTTAAAGATACATTTTTAAGATTATTTTCTCTTGCCCCTTTAATAATAAGTAAATCTTCTTTTTTCATAAATTCCCTTTATTGTAATTTCAATTAAATAAATTTTAAAATTATACACTATAAAGATAATTCGCATCCATTAAAAGATTCAAGTTTAAAGTCAATATTTTCTAAAAAACTTCATTTTTGGACTAAATTAAAGTCATAAATTAAACTTTTGATATCTTTAGCGGTCCCATCAAGTTTTAAAAAGCTAAAAATTTTGCATCCGTTTTGATAAATAATTTCTTTGTTTGCTTCTTGATTTTTAGCTAACTCTAATTTAATCGCTTCAAATGATGCTTTGTGCTCTTTATTATCAGTTTCTAGTTTTCCATTTTCATTTAAAAATTGAAAAAGCGGAATGCTAAACTCTTTAAGAACCAAATCAAAATTATTGTAAGTTTCAAATTTTGAAACAAGAAGCTTGCTATCAATTTCTAAATTCGTTTTTGAGCTAATTTGCTTAAAAACTTTGATGAAACTTTCATAAATAGAAGCTGGGTTAATAGTTAAAAACAAAATTAAATCTTTGTTTTCTTGAATTTCTGCTGCTGTATAAAACATTAGATACTTGTTTTGCTTTCCTTTCCGTTAATTAATCTTTGTATGTTGGTTCTATGCATAAACACAATTAAAAACGCAACTACTAAGTAAATAAGTAATGAGCTATATCAAGGTGAATATCAATTTGTAAATTGAGTTCCAAAATCAGTTAAAAGATAAGCAAAAGCTCCTACATATAAAATCATAAAAATCCCGCTTACAATACTTGCAAGTGAAACATACTTAGTTTTAAAGTAAATTCCTAAGAAAATAAGTGCTCCAATTGGAAGCAGTAAAATATCAATTGCGATAATAAAACCAATGGTGCAAGCTACCCCCTTGCCCCCTTTGAATTTGAAAAATACTGGTCAAATGTGACCTAAAATGCAACCTAAACCTGCAAGAAGCGGAAGAAAAGTGTAAGTATTTTTTCAAGGAATTAATGCTGAAATTAAAAAGCATAAATAAACTGATGAAAAGGTCTTAGCAACATCAATTAAAAGCACGATTAGAGCAAATTTTTTCCCAAAAACCCTAAGTGAATTAGTTGCTCCACCATTTTGCGAAAAATGGTCTCTAACATCGTTTTTCTTTCAGTATTTTGACAAAATAACTGATGTATTTGCAGAGCCAAATAGGTATCCAAAAA is part of the Mycoplasmopsis gallinacea genome and harbors:
- a CDS encoding NAD(P)/FAD-dependent oxidoreductase; the protein is MKMSKLYDIAIIGGGPAGLNAALYASRANLNVVFIEKGAPGGKLSSTSKVDNWIGTETIEGWQLALNFFEHSKKYGAEYKYGNVVELKNLSKFHKQVILQNGEVVEAKTVIIASGMQNRVPSFINNFNNYLSKGVSFCAICDGPLFGHNPTLVLGGGNSAVEESIYLSKIASEVHIVTKEPEFTAEKRLVNDLLKLPNVKVYYESTVKELQGAEQLEKAIIVDKDGNEHTIDIASFFSYIGMIPNADFIKDLGITNEKGFIITDEEMQTKIEGIFAAGDIRVKEIRQIVTAANDGAIAAKKISDLINSMDN
- the plsY gene encoding glycerol-3-phosphate 1-O-acyltransferase PlsY, encoding MIIFYVVLINLSFLLFGYLFGSANTSVILSKYWKKNDVRDHFSQNGGATNSLRVFGKKFALIVLLIDVAKTFSSVYLCFLISALIPWKNTYTFLPLLAGLGCILGHIWPVFFKFKGGKGVACTIGFIIAIDILLLPIGALIFLGIYFKTKYVSLASIVSGIFMILYVGAFAYLLTDFGTQFTNWYSPWYSSLLIYLVVAFLIVFMHRTNIQRLINGKESKTSI
- the lgt gene encoding prolipoprotein diacylglyceryl transferase — protein: MNTQAVPSWVPEVAFNAGQAKPLFTIGSFSFQLYSLMIMLGILCSILSIVFFWNREKYKNEILMTFIIITIPTSIIGARLGYVVEELIYSDNPFAGSAWWKIWEGGLSIQGGVLVAAFFDIMYAYSQRNEIDFRKVISFIIPTILIGQFVGRWGNYANHEVYGKIDWSGNSVLVFGQSFASNMYISDSYTTSLGLEGAYRYPLFLYEGLGNLVAYLIIVWVFNLFGIFRPGTTSGMYFTWYGLLRLAMEPLRQESYSLYSNVAIGFIILGLLIIVYFEFFSRVNYIKTWTKYYFHYEYQNPAKYEKWVNKTQISNVFSSVFAKFKRN
- the uvrA gene encoding excinuclease ABC subunit UvrA, with protein sequence MKKEDLLIIKGARENNLKNVSLTLPKNKLIVFTGLSGSGKSSLAFNTIYEEGRRRYVDSLSSYARMFLGGTKKPDVDSIEGLSPAISIEQKTVHNNPRSTVGTVTEIYDYLRLLFARIGKAYCPNHNIEITSQTSKDILNSIYKAKEGSKLIIYSPIVEGEKGTHQKLLDKIKSEGYLRVKIDGEIMLLDEPIRLEKNIKHTIDLVIDRVVLNEENYNRIAEAIDIASDKANGLVKVENLDEQKTEIYSKTHACIYKDFTIPKIETRLFSFNAPFGMCENCKGLGVEFKADFDAVVQDKWRTIEQGAIKYFENTVNTQNLEWQEFQALLNHYNISIHTPIDEMTKNELEIIKYGSKDDIEYEMTSSSGNVIRRYKPIEGILTKIERMYYETSSERIRDWIKKYMGSFTCHICKGARLNQNALAVKIDHKNIHEFTKLSVNDLLINFETIFNNFSEQEKQISSLITKELTDRLTFLKNVGLDYLTLERNAETLSGGEAQRIRLATQIGSNLTGVLYVLDEPSIGLHQKDNLKLIHTLRKMVDLGNTLIVVEHDEDTMYEADWIVDIGPKAGVDGGQVVASGSLEEIVKNENSITGKYLSHEWTIPVPQTRRSGNGKVITIKNAKENNLKGIDAKIPLGKFVGVTGVSGSGKSTLVNEILVKGIQQMLGLADGLNSKRAAFDSIQGLEAIDKVVPVSQSPIGRTPRSNPATYTGVFDDIRDIFSAVEESRVRGYTKSRFSFNVPGGRCEKCSGDGFIKIEMHFLPDVFVACDQCDGARYNRETLEIKYHGKNISDVLEMTVDEALEFFQNRVKIIEKLQILADVGLGYIKLGQMSTTLSGGEAQRIKLATFLQKKPTGKIIYVLDEPTTGLHTHDVKKLLKILNRIVDNGDTVLVIEHNLDVIKSCDYLIDLGPDGGVNGGLIVASGTPEQVSNIEGSYTGMFLKKIMA
- the hprK gene encoding HPr(Ser) kinase/phosphatase — protein: MIKTKVNVKEVINFFELKLVNTTKELNYNDILVPTIKRAGLELAEKISNGRINMNVIVWGTSENYWFKNLGKTQAQASIHHVLQHQPPLLLLSKGVDEEVLEWIIEVADMYKVPVAHMNSSTSQISVDFSLFLNNFFSEEAQVHGCLVLVGGVGVMIVGDSGVGKSEAALELVQKGHILISDDSVIIKNVGNMFIGRSPKITRNMLEVRGIGIIDVKYTYGIRSVASSCQINLVVELVKKDRQNDLDRLGIEILKYPVLNRSIKKIMVPIKEGGSVASLIEAAVSTYLSRHDGLNVLEEMERRRMEGDN